The Castanea sativa cultivar Marrone di Chiusa Pesio chromosome 11, ASM4071231v1 genome contains a region encoding:
- the LOC142617148 gene encoding reticulon-like protein B5 — translation MAEHSESGGVSAVMEKISEKIQAHDSSSSSDYDSETDSEKPASVKAQIYRLFGREKPVHKVFGGGKPADVLLWRNKKISAGFLGGATAIWVLFELVEYHLLTLVCHVLILALAILFLWSNAHTFINKTPPRIPEVHLPEEPFLQVASALRIEINQGFAVLRNIASGRDLKKFLIVIAGLWVLSTVGTWCNFLTLFYISFVLLHTVPVLYEKYEDKVDPFAEKAMIEIKKQYLVFDAKVLCKIPKGPLKGKLA, via the exons ATGGCGGAGCATTCTGAGAGCGGTGGTGTTTCGGCAGTGATGGAGAAGATAAGCGAGAAGATCCAGGCGCACGATTCATCTTCGTCTTCAGATTACGATTCCGAAACCGATTCCGAGAAACCGGCATCGGTAAAGGCTCAGATTTACCGGCTTTTCGGCAGAGAGAAACCGGTTCACAAGGTTTTCGGTGGTGGAAAGC CTGCTGATGTGTTGTTATGGAGGAACAAGAAGATTTCAGCCGGCTTTCTGGGTGGAGCTACTGCCATCTGGGTTCTTTTTGAATTGGTCGAATACCACCTGCTTACTCTTGTATGTCATGTTTTGATACTTGCTCTTGCAATCTTGTTCCTGTGGTCCAATGCTCATACCTTTATCAACAA GACTCCTCCCCGGATCCCAGAAGTTCATCTTCCTGAGGAGCCATTCTTGCAAGTTGCTTCTGCACTGAGAATTGAAATTAATCAGGGGTTTGCTGTCTTGCGGAATATTGCATCAGGAAGAGATTTGAAGAAATTTCTCATT GTTATTGCTGGCTTGTGGGTTCTTTCCACTGTGGGGACTTGGTGTAATTTCTTGACCTTGTTCTACATAT CTTTTGTTTTGCTGCACACTGTGCCTGTTCTGTATGAGAAGTATGAGGACAAGGTTGACCCATTTGCTGAGAAGGCAATGATTGAGATTAAAAAGCAGTATCTAGTGTTTGATGCCAAGGTTCTGTGTAAAATTCCAAAAGGTCCGTTGAAAGGGAAGTTGGCCTAG